The Pungitius pungitius chromosome 10, fPunPun2.1, whole genome shotgun sequence genome has a window encoding:
- the f5 gene encoding coagulation factor V, producing the protein MFNSECVCVCVRLCQIKHLSASDPSCFTWYSGPVSPGGLMSDMRLRSWTGARCLLAVLVLLTVLHVKAEQQQEQQPKERHYYIAAVEINWDYSGNETNRFGPTYKKVVFREYDRDFKQAKTHPSWLGLLGPTLRAEEGETLVVTFRNMASGPHSIHPHGIAYGKQSEGANYFDNTSQKEKEDDVVQPNGEHVYYWEVTSEVSPQEHDPTCLTYTYVSHIDIVEDYNSGLIGALLVCKSGSLDASGQQVDVHQEYVFLFGVFDERESKYEPNSHGNPVKYTINGYVMGSLPDVSVCAFASVSLHLVGMSSEPEVFSVHMNGQVLQQTGHKVSSVGLIGGSTATAGMVALHPGRWLLSSHTVKHMEAGMHGFVDVKKCDGFEAPKRRMTVAEKRHSKVWTYYIAAEEITWDYAPNMKEHIDGDFKLQYLRQSSKRIGGKYKKAVYVLYKNESFTEKVESKQRRNELGILGPVIKAQIRDIIKIVFKNKASRPYSIYPHGLTIEKSEEGVNYPEGGNQSHGVQPGETHTYLWRVVDEDEPFEADPRCLTRLYHSAVDTPRDIASGLIGQILICKSQSLNIRGVQLKADKEQHAMMAVFDENKSWYVDENIRRYCDWSQVNKGDPEFYKSNVMHTINGYVFESGELLGFCNGEVATWHVSSIGAQDYIQTVTFYGHPFELNGRTEAFLSLYPMTGETISMRMDNIGVWLMASLNSHETTKGVRVKFNDVECYRDYHYEDSEYENAGPQKEFTVWNPPSLDNIKKGEKPKPAKTTATETDNYTDMFATELGLRSLKNQSSEPDVEQLDLSSLDYDVIDVPDGDSGINLNVKETKNISRISIPKPNTLNETSFSNWLNLTAVNLLKQSISENTTHVQNNTAQATFGNSSSILLLNNSITANSSVSPASSVDNDTVSTTKNIMLHNATGLSTVGNVSTEISNFTETSLRNLSSVVEADGATLTSDDQTPEERLTRGDVFFYSSNTSADLLHSSPEGNATSQPHGAGEEEEVVETIPANSGAENVTHSPLGAGRPQNVTAKVSRSNASEAIRSEGGENITALPGERNRTSSAQGFSNETDLSLSSDDEEPSASDSTEEVLIYLSGNKGAVIKTISVKTQGHNWTYEGTHQMETVELSEDVLKYLGRETTQTPPPQKKKLKRVNLRELANKGKVLKTKKKKEYKPQSRSASPFSPRGFHPNMTPRGSRPLLPQPVSEEEEELINEPVVIGVPRPDFSDYELYVPGDEPDHLDLDGENVKANEYEFVTYMDPYKSYEEFKTLNLDDTTKYYSKLLGPNDRIYFIAAEEVQWDYSGYGQRRQEKSEQNSRETKFTKVVFRGYMDSSFSTPDTRGEMDEHLGLLGPVIRAEVDQRIMVVFKNKANRPYSLHADGVTYTKQTEGLSYEDGSEYWYKYDNDVQPNTTFTYIWKVQSEAGPMPGESHCRTWAYYSGVNPEKDIHSGLIGPLLVCREGTLSRTEPAMREFTLLFMTIDESQSWYYDQNHELMQRKNRRRAMGYNFKDTLKFHSINGIIYNLKGLRMYTDELVCWHLINMGSPKDFQSVHFHGQTFIHKKIGSYRQAVYPLLPGSFATLEMYPSKPGLWQLETEVGLNQQKGMQTLFLVLDNECYRPLGLESGSVKDNQITANNSREYWEPHLARLNNKGKINAWSTEQNRSWIQVDFQRPVVISQVATQGARQMFQSQFVEKFSVSYRTDRRNWIFHRGDSRDLQKVFTGNKEAYETTKNVFNPPVIGRYIRLHPLQWYNKATVRMEFYGCELDGCSVPLGMESGQIEDHFITASSSASSWYSGPWKPSLGRLNKQGAINAWQAKYSGMDQWLQVELPRVKKISGIVTQGAKSLGKEMYVMSYSIMYSSNGVHWSQYTDDDSLPFKTFLGNSNNNDHVRNYIYPPIFSRFIRILPRSWWNSITMRIELLGCEFE; encoded by the exons GTCTGCTGGGGCCCACCCTGAGGGCCGAGGAGGGCGAGACCCTCGTGGTCACTTTCAGAAACATGGCCTCTGGACCGCACAGCATCCACCCCCACGGGATCGCCTACGGGAAACAGTCGGAGG GGGCCAACTACTTTGACAACACGtcacagaaggagaaagaggacgACGTGGTGCAGCCCAACGGCGAGCACGTTTACTACTGGGAGGTGACCTCGGAGGTTTCTCCACAGGAGCATGACCCCACCTGCCTCACCTACACCTACGTCTCCCACATAGACATTGTGGAGGACTACAACTCGGGCCTCATTGGCGCTTTGCTCGTCTGCAAGTCTG GCAGCCTGGATGCGTCGGGGCAGCAGGTGGACGTCCACCAGGAGTACGTGTTCCTCTTTGGGGTTTTTGATGAGAGGGAGAGCAAGTACGAGCCAAACAGCCATGGCAACCCGGTGAAGTACACCATCAACGGATACGTGATGGGGTCGCTACCCG ACGTCAGTGTGTGCGCCTTCGCCTCCGTGAGCCTGCATCTGGTCGGCATGAGCTCGGAGCCAGAGGTGTTCTCGGTGCACATGAACGGCCAGGTGCTGCAGCAGACCGGACACAAAGTGTCCTCGGTGGGCCTCATCGGCGGCTCCACCGCCACCGCCGGCATGGTGGCCCTCCACCCGGGCCGCTGGCTGCTCTCCTCGCACACCGTCAAGCACATGGAGG CCGGCATGCACGGCTTTGTGGATGTCAAAAAGTGTGACGGCTTCGAGGCCCCGAAGCGGAGGATGACAGTGGCCGAGAAACGGCACAGCAAGGTGTGGACGTACTACATAGCTGCTGAGGAAATCACCTGGGACTATGCGCCCAACATGAAGGAACACATTGACGG GGACTTCAAGCTCCAGTACCTCAGGCAGTCGTCAAAACGCATAGGTGGGAAGTACAAGAAGGCGGTGTACGTGCTGTACAAAAACGAGTCGTTCACTGAGAAGGTGGAGTCAAAGCAAAGGAGAAATGAGCTTGGGATCTTGGGCCCGGTGATCAAAGCGCAAATCAGAGACATCATCAAG ATTGTTTTTAAGAACAAGGCCTCCAGGCCCTACAGTATCTACCCACATGGACTGACGATAGAGAAGTCAGAAGAGGGAGTCAACTACCCAGAAGGAG GCAACCAGTCTCACGGTGTCCAGCCAGGGGAGACACACACCTACCTGTGGAGAGTGGTGGACGAGGACGAGCCTTTCGAAGCGGACCCGCGGTGTTTGACGCGACTGTACCACAGTGCAGTGGACACGCCGCGCGACATCGCCTCGGGACTGATCGGACAAATCCTCATCTGCAAGAGTCAGTCGCTCAATATCAGGGGCGTGCAG CTAAAAGCAGACAAGGAGCAGCACGCCATGATGGCCGTGTTTGATGAGAACAAGAGCTGGTacgtggatgaaaacatccGCAGATATTGCGATTGGTCCCAGGTCAACAAGGGAGACCCGGAATTTTACAAGTCCAACGTCATGCACA CAATTAACGGCTACGTGTTTGAGAGCGGCGAGCTCCTGGGCTTCTGCAACGGCGAGGTGGCGACGTGGCACGTGTCCAGCATCGGAGCGCAAGACTACATCCAGACGGTCACGTTCTACGGCCATCCGTTCGAGCTGAACGGGCGGACGGAGGCCTTCCTCAGCCTCTACCCAATGACCGGAGAGACCATCAGCATGAGGATGGACAACATCG GTGTGTGGCTCATGGCTTCCCTGAATTCCCACGAGACAACCAAAGGAGTGCGAGTGAAGTTCAACGATGTTGAGTGCTATCGTGACTACCACTATGAGGACTCTGAATATGAGAATGCAGGACCGCAAAAAGAGTTTACTGTGTGGAACCCTCCGAGTTTGGACAATATCAAGAAGGGAGAGAAGCCAAAACCTGCAAAGACCACGGCGACAGAGACAGACAATTACACAGATATGTTTGCAACCGAATTAGGTCTCAGGTCCCTGAAGAACCAATCCAGTGAGCCAGATGTGGAACAGCTGGACCTCTCTTCCCTCGACTACGATGTTATTGATGTGCCTGATGGAGATTCAGGGATCAACCTGAATGTCAAGGAGACAAAGAATATAAGTCGGATCTCCATCCCAAAGCCAAATACACTAAATGAGACATCATTTTCAAACTGGCTAAACCTCACTGCAGTTAATTTATTGAAGCAAAGCATCAGTGAGAACACCACCCACGTGCAAAACAATACCGCACAAGCAACCTTCGGCAATTCTTCAAGCATTTTGCTGCTGAACAACAGCATAACCGCAAACAGCAGTGTGTCCCCAGCGTCGAGTGTTGATAACGATACAGTGTCCACCACAAAGAACATCATGCTTCACAACGCTACGGGTTTATCAACGGTAGGAAATGTATCAACAGAGATTAGCAATTTTACGGAAACTTCACTTCGAAATCTTAGTTCTGTCGTGGAGGCCGATGGAGCGACCCTGACCAGTGACGACCAGACTCCTGAGGAGAGACTCACCCGAGGGGACGTGTTCTTTTACTCGTCCAATACCAGCGCAGACCTTCTCCACAGCTCACCAGAAGGCAACGCCACATCTCAGCCACACggggcaggagaggaagaagaggtagTTGAGACTATTCCAGCCAATTCAGGGGCTGAAAATGTGACACACAGTCCACTTGGAGCAGGGCGTCCGCAGAATGTCACGGCGAAGGTATCCAGATCGAATGCATCAGAGGCGATTCGTTCAGAGGGTGGGGAGAACATCACAGCTCTTCCCGGTGAGCGGAACCGCACATCCTCTGCACAGGGTTTCTCCAACGAGACGGACCTGTCCCTCTCCAGCGATGATGAGGAGCCGAGCGCCTCGGACAGCACAGAAGAAGTTCTGATCTACCTTTCAGGAAACAAAGGAGCGGTGATTAAAACCATCTCAGTCAAAACGCAGGGGCACAACTGGACCTACGAGGGTACTCACCAAATGGAAACGGTGGAGTTGTCCGAAGACGTGTTGAAGTACTTGGGGAGAGAAACCACTCAAACgccgcccccccaaaaaaagaagctcaaGAGGGTAAACCTTCGAGAGTTGGCCAACAAAGGCAAAGTCttgaaaacaaagaagaagaaggagtacAAGCCTCAGTCCAGAAGTGCCTCACCGTTCTCTCCTCGTGGATTCCATCCAAACATGACCCCACGCGGATCCAGACCTCTTCTGCCGCAGCCCgtctccgaggaggaggaggagctcattAACGAGCCCGTCGTCATCGGTGTGCCTCGCCCCGATTTCAGCGACTACGAGCTGTACGTTCCCGGGGACGAACCGGATCATCTCGACCTGGATGGGGAAAATGTGAAGGCAAATGAATACGAGTTTGTGACCTACATGGACCCCTACAAAAGTTATGAAGAATTCAAGACTCTGAACCTGGATGACACCACAAAGTACTACTCAAAACTCTTAGGCCCAAATGACAGGATATATTTCATTGCTGCAGAAGAGGTCCAGTGGGACTATAGTGGCTACGGACAGAG GAGGCAAGAGAAGTCGGAAcaaaacagcagagaaaccaAATTCACCAAGGTGGTTTTCCGAGGTTACATGGACAGCAGCTTCAGCACACCTGACACCCGTGGAGAGATGGACGAGCATCTGGGCCTCCTGGGACCGGTCATCAGGGCCGAGGTGGACCAACGCATCATG GTTGTCTTCAAGAACAAAGCCAACCGTCCGTACTCCTTACACGCAGATGGGGTTACGTATACCAAGCAGACCGAGGGCCTGTCCTATGAGGACGGCTCCGAGTACTGGTACAAATACGACAATGACGTCCAACCCAACACTACCTTCACGTATATATGGAAGGTTCAATCCGAGGCCGGACCAATGCCAGGCGAGTCTCACTGTCGGACTTGGGCCTACTATTCCGGTGTCAATCCT GAAAAGGACATCCACTCTGGCCTGATTGGGCCTTTGTTGGTGTGTCGAGAGGGCACTCTGAGCCGGACAGAACCCGCAATGAGGGAGTTCACCTTGCTCTTCATGACCATCGATGAGTCGCAGAGCTGGTACTACGACCAGAACCACGAGTTGatgcaaaggaaaaacagaagGAGGGCGATGGGGTACAACTTCAAGGACACCCTCAAATTCCACT CCATCAACGGCATCATCTACAACCTGAAGGGCCTGAGGATGTACACCGACGAGCTGGTGTGCTGGCACCTGATCAACATGGGTTCTCCCAAAGACTTTCAGAGCGTCCACTTCCACGGACAGACGTTCATTCACAAGAAGATCGGCAGCTACCGACAGGCCGTCTACCCGCTGCTGCCCG GGAGCTTTGCCACCCTGGAGATGTACCCATCCAAACCCGGCCTGTGGCAGCTGGAGACAGAAGTCGGTCTGAACCAACAGAAGGGCATGCAGACCCTCTTTCTGGTTCTGGATAACG AGTGCTACCGTCCGCTGGGTTTAGAATCGGGAAGCGTGAAAGACAACCAGATCACAGCAAACAACAGCAGAG AATACTGGGAGCCCCATCTGGCCAGATTGAACAATAAGGGTAAAATCAACGCATGGAGTACAGAGCAGAACAGGAGCTGGATTCAG GTAGACTTCCAGAGGCCAGTTGTGATCAGCCAGGTGGCCACGCAGGGAGCCAGGCAGATGTTCCAGTCCCAGTTTGTGGAAAAGTTCTCCGTCTCCTACAGGACCGACCGCCGCAACTGGATCTTCCACAGGGGCGACAGCAGGGACTTACAGAAg GTGTTCACTGGGAACAAGGAGGCCTACGAGACCACGAAAAACGTCTTCAATCCCCCCGTGATTGGGCGGTATATAAGGCTACACCCGTTACAGTGGTACAACAAGGCCACGGTCCGCATGGAGTTCTACGGCTGTGAGCTCGATG GCTGCTCGGTGCCTCTGGGGATGGAAAGCGGACAGATAGAAGACCATTTCATCACAGCcagctcctccgcctccagctggtACTCTGGACCCTGGAAACCTTCTCTTGGACGCCTCAATAAACAGGGCGCAATCAATGCATGGCAGGCCAAG TACAGTGGCATGGACCAGTGGCTTCAGGTGGAGCTGCCCCGCGTCAAAAAGATCTCCGGTATCGTTACGCAAGGAGCCAAGTCTCTGGGGAAAGAGATGTATGTCATGTCCTACTCCATCATGTACAGCAGCAACGGGGTACACTGGAGCCAGTACACGGACGATGACAGCCTCCCTTTCAAG ACTTTCTTGggaaacagcaacaacaacgacCACGTGAGGAACTACATCTACCCTCCGATTTTCTCCCGCTTCATCCGAATCCTCCCGAGAAGCTGGTGGAACTCCATCACCATGCGGATAGAACTGCTGGGCTGTGAATTTGAGTGA
- the rgcc gene encoding regulator of cell cycle RGCC, whose translation MKPSQLKPQARFVHQEDLSDVLGEFDAVMEDFTSPVEKRHFRYDEHLKTAKRRSSASVSDSGISDSESAESLNRNSFSFSDERLNSPTISTPPLVSPKPKLGDTKELEDFIADLDRTLESM comes from the exons ATGAAGCCTTCCCAACTCAAACCTCAAG CGCGCTTCGTCCACCAGGAGGATCTGAGCGACGTGCTGGGAGAGTTCGACGCGGTGATGGAGGACTTCACGTCGCCGGTGGAGAAGCGACACTTCCGGTACGACGAGCACCTGAAGACggcgaagaggaggagcagcgcgaGCGTCAGCGACAGCGGCATCAGCGACTCCGAGA GTGCAGAGTCGCTGAACAGGAACAGCTTCAGCTTCAGTGACGAGAGGCTGAACTCCCCCACCATCAGCACACCTCCTCTCGTGTCCCCGAAAC CCAAACTCGGCGACACAAAGGAACTGGAGGACTTCATCGCCGACCTCGACCGGACGT